One window from the genome of Hyperolius riggenbachi isolate aHypRig1 chromosome 6, aHypRig1.pri, whole genome shotgun sequence encodes:
- the LOC137522703 gene encoding phospholipase A2 homolog otoconin-22-like has translation MAKGLIIGLAVSCIIALVTSAPAQFDEMIKVTTIIYDLANFSDYGCHCGANSAGRPVDAIDWCCHERACCHNEAELRGCNPVTQIYRFYIEEEQKVKCLKPRDRCEKMVCECDEKAANCFRKELEDYNAYFRNITALGICRGPRPFC, from the exons ATGGCCAAGGGTCTCATCATTGGACTGGCAGTCAGCTGCA TCATTGCCCTGGTCACCAGTGCCCCGGCACAGTTTGATGAAATGATTAAGGTCACCACCATCATTTATGACCTCGCCAACTTCTCTGACTACGGCTGTCACTGTGGTGCTAATAGTGCAGGAAGACCCGTGGATGCCATTGACTG GTGCTGCCATGAACGGGCCTGCTGCCACAATGAGGCGGAACTGCGAGGCTGTAATCCCGTCACTCAGATCTACCGCTTCTATATCGAGGAGGAGCAGAAGGTGAAATGCC TAAAACCTCGAGATCGCTGCGAGAAGATGGTCTGCGAATGCGATGAAAAGGCTGCCAACTGCTTCCGGAAGGAGCTGGAAGATTACAACGCCTATTTCCGAAACATCACAGCCCTCGGGATCTGCAGGGGACCAAGACCTTTCTGTTAG